Part of the Streptomyces sp. NBC_01460 genome, GACGCACCCGCGCGCAGCGCCCCGAAGACGTACTCGTCCAGATCGAACGTCGTCAGCACCAGGACGTCCGCCAGCCGCTCCGTCACGACCTGCCGCGTCGCGGAGACCCCGTCCAGCCGGGGCATCTGCACGTCCATCAGCACCAGATCCGGACGGAGTTCACGGGCCAGGCGCACGGCGGCCTCACCGTCGCCCGCCTCGCCCACGACCTCGATGTCCGGTGCGCTGCCCAGGATCAGCACCAGCCCCGCGCGCACGGCCGACTGGTCCTCGGCGACCAGTACCCGGATCGTCATGTCCGGTACGTCCTCTCCTCGACGGGCAGTTCGGCCCGTACCCGCCAGATCTTCACGCCGTCACCCCCGGGCCGCGGGCCCGCCTCGATCGTCCCGCCGAGCAGCGCCACCCGTTCCCGCATCCCCACCAGACCGGCGCCCGAACCGGGGGCGCGCGGTCCCGGCCGGTCGCCGATGACACTGCTCACCTCGACCGTGAGCACGGTGCGCGACCGCCCCAGCCGGACCGCCACGGGGCCGGGCGCCGCGTGCTTCAGCGCGTTCGTCAGTGACTCCTGGACGATGCGGTACGCCGCGAGCTCCACCGGTGCGGGCAGGGGCCCGGACTCCTCGCGGCCGTCGTGGAGGGTGACGTCGAGCCCGCTGGAGGCCGAGTTCGCTCCGGCCTGCTCCACGAGGGCGTCCAGGGAGGCGAGGGTCGGTGCCGCGCTCGGCGGCCCGGCCGCGCCGTTCTCCCTGAGCAGCCCGATGAGCCTCCGCATCTCGGCCAGCCCGTCGACGCTGTTCTGCCGGATCACCCCGAGGGCGTCGCGGGAGGTGCCCGGATCGTCGATGGAGAGCGCGGCCGTGGAGTGGATGGCGATGGCGGAGAGATGGTTGGCGACCATGTCGTGCAGCTCGCGGGCCATCCGGGACCGCTCGGCGGTGACCGCCTGGACCCGGTCCATCTCGGCCAGCAGCGCGGTCTGGTCGGCGCGCAGACGGGCCGCCTCGGCGGCCTCCCGGTGGTTGCGCACACTGGCACCGGTGAGGGCGGGGACGAAGGAGACCATGCCGACGACGATCCCGATGAGCACGGCGTCCGCCGACGGGGCCCAGGCGACGAAGCCGACCGTCGTGGCGACCGTGAGGAGCAGCGTGATCACCGGAACGCGACGCGAGGTGGCGGGCGTGCCGTACAGCACCGCGGCGTACACGAGGTCGGTGAACATCAGCAGGGTCGCGAGGCTGCCCACCGTGAACTGATCGGCCACCAGCGCGAGGGTGCCGACGGCCAGGGCGGTGAGCGGGGCGGAGCGCCGCAGCAGTTCGAGGGCGGACATCACCAAGAGCGGCAGCAGGGACACCCAGGGGGCGTCGAAGAGACGGCCGTTCTGGATGTGGATGCCGATCACCCACAGGATCACACCGCCGGACAGCCCGGTGACCGCGAGCAGGACGTCGTCGCGATGCGGGCGCGCAAGGGAGAACACGTTCCCATCCAACACGGCGCCGGTCCCCGGCACGTCCGTACGCAGGCCGAGACGCGGCTACATCGAAGGATGCAGTCGCCTTTCGTCACTGCTGACGACGATCCGGCGCCGTACGGACGGGAGTCTGGAAGGGACCGGAAGGAGAAGTGCCGTGATCGTCACACTGATCGTGCTCTGCGAGGTCGGCTTCTGGGTCCTGCTGGCCGCCGGACTCGCCCTGCGGTACGTCGCGAGGAAACCCCGGCTGGGCGCGGCCGTGCTGCTGTGCGAGCCCCTGCTGGAGGTCGTCCTGCTGGTGGTGACGGCGATGGACCTGAAGAACGGCGCCGAGCCGGACTGGAAGCACGGCCTCGCCGCCGTCTACATCGGCTTCACGGTGGGGCTCGGCCACTCCACCATCAGGTGGGTCGACGCCAGGGTCGCCCACCGCTTCGCGGGCGGCCCGCCGCCGGTGAGGCCCCCGAAGTACGGGATGGCGCGGGCCGCCCACGAGTGGCGCACCGCCGCCCGCTGGATCGTGGCCGCGGGGACCGCCATGGCCCTGCTCCAGGCGGCGATCTGGTACGTCGGCGGGGACGGCGACACCGGCTCGCTGCAGATGTGGCAGCAGAAGATGCTCTGGGTGATCGGGATCAACCTGATCATCGCCGTGGGCTACACGGTGTGGCCCAAGCAGGAACCCAGGGACCGGGTCGGGGCGGGCCGCTGATCAGCGCTCGCCGCCCGGCACCCACAGCACGTCGCCGACCTCCTTGTTCGCCGTCCTGGCGAGGATGAACAGGAGGTCGGAGAGGCGGTTCAGGTACGTCGCCGTCAGGGCGTTCATGACGTCGCCGTGGACCGCCAGCGCCGCCCACGTGGACCGCTCCGCCCGCCGTACGACCGTGCAGGCCTGGTGCAGCAGCGCCGCTCCCGGGGTGCCGCCCGGGAGGATGAAGCTGCGGAGCTTCTCGAGCTCCTCCAGGTAGGTGTCGCAGTCCGCCTCCAGCTTGTCGACGTAGGACTGCTCCACCCGCAGCGGTGGGTACTCCGGGTTCTCCACCACCGGGGTCGACAGGTCCGCGCCCACGTCGAACAGGTCGTTCTGCACACGGACGAGGACCTTCACGACGTCCTCGGAGAGGTTCCCGAGCGCGACGGCCGTGCCGATGACGGCGTTGGCCTCGTTGGCGTCGGCGTAGGCCGAGATCCGCAGATCGGTCTTGGCGGTCCGGCTCATGTCGCCGAGGGCGGTGGTGCCCTTGTCGCCGGTACGGGTGTAGATGCGCGTCAGATTGACCATGGGTCCAGCGTAGTTACGCTCCGGCCCTGCGGAAGACGCGCGTGCCGGCCGTCACAGCCAGAAGGGCGAACGCGAGCGCCACCAGCACCCCGTACAGCATGTGCGCCGTGGCGTACGAGCCGACGTACGCGTCCCGCACGGCGTCCACCAGGTAGCGGAACGGCGTGAAGTGCGACAGCACGTCCAGCCACGCGGGGCCGAGCGTCATCGGCAGCATCAGTCCGGAGAGCAGCATGGCCGGCATGGTGAGCGAGTTGATCACCGGCCCGAACTCCTGAGGCGTACGCACCTTCATCGCGAGGGCGTACGACAGCGAGGCCAGCGAGACGGTCAGCAGGCCTACGAAGGCGAAGCCGATGAGCACCCCGGCCAGCGGTGCGCGCAACCCCATGACCAGGGCCGCGAGCACCAGCAGCACGGCCTGGAACATGAACAGCAGGGCGTCCCGCAGGACTCGCCCCAGCAGGAGGGCCAGCCGGCTCACGGGGGTCACACGCATGCGTTCCACCACCCCCGTGGACTTCTCGATGATGATCGAGAAGCCCGCGAACGAAGCGCCGAAGAGGCCCAGTTGGAGCAGCAGTCCGGGCACCAGGACCTGCCAGGAGTCGCCGGTGGAGCGGAGCGGGAGACCCGTGAGGAGCGGTCCGAAGAAGAGCAGGTAGAGCAGCGGCATCAGGATCCCGAAGAAGATCTGGAACCGGGAGCGCACGGTCTGCCGGAGGTACCGGCCGAAGATCAGTGAGGTGTCGTGGAGAAGCATCGGGCGTCCTGTACGGCGAGGGGGGCGGCCTCGGCGGCGGCCGGGGCGCGGCCGGTGATCGCGAGGAAGGTCTCGTGGAGCGAGGCGTCCGGCGAGCCGGCGTGTTCGGTCTTGAGAGCGGCCGGCGCGCCCTCGGCGACGACCAGGCCGCCGTCGATGACGACCAGCCGGTCCGCGAGGGCGTCGGCCTCGTCGAGGTAGTGGGTGGTGAGCACGACCGTCGTGCCGAAGTCGTCCCGCAGCCCCCGGACCAGGTCCCACAGGTCCTCCCGGCTGCCCGGGTCGAGTCCGGTCGTCGGCTCGTCGAGGAAGAGCAGGGGCGGGCGGTGGGTGAGGCCCATCGCGATGTCGAGACGGCGGCGCTGCCCGCCGGAGAGCGCGGCCGTCCTGCGGTCGAGCAGCCCGTCGAGGCCGAGGCGCGCGGCCAGTTCGGCCGTCCGCGCGATCGCCTCGGCCTTGCTCAGCCGGTACAGCCGCCCCTGGGTGACGAGCTCCTCCCGCACCGTGACGTGCGGATCCACCCCGCCGGACTGGGCGACGTAACCGCATTTCTCGCGGACCCCCGCGGGGTCCGCCGTCAGGTCGCGGCCGGCCACGGTGGCCGCTCCGCCGGTGGGGGCGAGCAGCGTGGTGAGCATCCGCAGGGTGGTGGTCTTGCCCGCGCCGTTGGGTCCGAGGAGGCCGACGATCTCGCCGGGCAGGACGGTCAGGTCGACCGAGCGCACGGCGTGGACGGGCCCTGCCTTGGTCGTGAAGGTCCGGGCGAGCCCGGACGTGCTGATGATGGCCATGGCGACCAGAAAAACAGAGTCACCCCAAAAATGCAATGCCTTCAAAAATGCAGGGACCCCATCGGCTGCGTAGGATGGGGCCATGACCGAGGGACTCAGGGAGCGGAAGAAGCGCCGGACCAGGCAGCACCTGTCGGACGTGGCCACCGGGCTCTTCGTGGAGAGGGGCTTCGACGCGGTCACGATTGCCGAGATCGCCCAGGCCGCGGACGTCTCCGTCAACACCGTGTACAACTACTTCCCCGCCAAGGAGGACCTCTTCCTGGACCGCGGCAGCGGCATCGTCGACCGGCTCTCGCGCTACGTCCGGGGCCGCGAGGCGGGGGAGTCCGCCGCCGACGCCGTGCTGCGCGAGCTGCGCATCCAGGTGGAGGGCGTCTCACCCACGGTCGGCCTCATGGAGGGGTACGCGGCCTTCATGAGGGTCATCGAGGGCGCCGACGGCCTCAAGGCCCGTCTCTGGCACATCCAGCAGGAGGCCCAGCTCCACCTGGAGGCGACCATGCGGGCGGAGTCCGGGGCGGATCCGGACGACCCGGCCCCGGATCTGGTGGCCGGTCAGCTCTCCTGGGTGCACAGCACCCTGATGGCGTACATAGGCGGCGAGATGGTGGCGGGCCGCAAGCCCGACGAGGTCTCCCGCGACGCGCTCGCCCTGCTCGACGGCATGGAGGACCTCCTCGGCGAGAAGGTGCTCAACTACGCGCGACGCGCGGCTGCGTGACACCGGACGGTGTGATGTCCGTCATGTGAGACGTGACGCGCATCTCTTCGCGGCCCCAGGGCCCCTCACGGGTACTAATCTCCGCCGGAGAGCATGCGAACTACCGAGAATGCATAGGGGTGCGAATCGTGGCCAGGAAGCTCGCCGTCATCGGCGCCGGACTCATGGGGTCCGGTATCGCGCAGGTCTCCGCCCAGGCGGGCTGGGACGTCGTGCTGCGTGATGTCACCGACGAGGCCCTGGCCCGCGGGCGCGGCGGTATCGAGGCCAGTTACGGCAAGTTCGTCTCCAAGGGCAAGCTGGAGGCGGCCGACGCCGAGGCCGCGCTCGCCCGGATCACCACGACCACCGATCTGGACGCGGTGGCCGACGCGGACGTCGTCGTCGAGGCCGTCTTCGAGAAGCTCGAGGTCAAGCACGAGATCTTCCGTACGCTCGACAAGGTCGTACGGGAGGACGCCGTCCTCGCCTCCAACACCTCCGCCATCCCGATCACCAAGATCGCGGCCGTGACGGAGCGCCCGGAGCGGGTCGTCGGTGTGCACTTCTTCTCGCCGGTCCCGATGATGCAGCTCTGCGAGCTGGTGCGCGGCTACAAGACCAGCGACGAAACCCTGGCCACCGCGCGGGAGTTCGCCGAGTCCGTGGGCAAGACCTGCATCGTCGTCAACCGCGACGTCGCGGGCTTCGTCACCACCCGCCTGATCTCGGCGCTGGTCGTCGAGGCGGCCAAGCTGTACGAGTCGGGCGTCGCCTCGGCCGAGGACATCGACACCGCCTGCAAGCTGGGCTTCGGCCACGCGATGGGTCCGCTCGCCACGGCCGACATGACCGGGGTGGACATCCTCCTGCACGCCACGGGCAACATCTACACCGAGTCCCAGGACGAGAAGTTCGCCGCCCCGGAGCTGATGCGCCGGATGGTCGATGCAGGTGACATCGGCCGCAAGAGCGGGCAGGGCTTCTACACCTACTGATCACGACCGGGTCCCCGGGCCGCCTGATCCGCCGTCGGGCGGACCGGGGAATCCGGGATCCGGCGCCGTCAGGCGTACGGATCCGGCGGGCGACGCCGGAGCCTTTCACCCCTCAGGGTGAATTCGGTATCGGTTCGCTTACAGACGGCAACTTCCCTGTCGCCGCGGCAGTCAGTTGTGGCAGAGGAAGAAAGAGAAACAGACAGACCGACCTTGCTACGGGGTACTCCAGGGGAGCGCATATGCACATCAGGGGCGACCACGCCGAGCTGGTCGTCGGGGGCCGCCTCGACGTCCGAAGCGCGGCGGACGCCCGTACGGTTCTGCACTCGGCCGTCGACGACGGAGCCGGCGACCTCGTGCTGAACCTGACCGAGCTGGACTCCTGGGACGCCACCGGCCTGGGCGTCATCATGGGCGCGCACCGCAGAGCCGGCCGGGCCGGCCGGCGGCTGGTGCTGCGCGGCGTACCGCCGCAGATGCAGCGCCTGCTGGTGGCCACCAGGCTCCACAGGATCCTGGCCATCGAGGGCGGGATCGCCGCGGACTCCCTGCCGCGCGTCTGAGGCGGCCGTGGGCGATACACGCACAATCCTCACGAGAACGTGATGTCGGGGGCGGCGCGGCACCCCGCCGCTTCGTAGATACTGTGCGAAGGTTTAGGGTTCGGCCGTCTGCCGATCGACGAGAACCCACTGGCGGACACCGGACCGGGAGCGACAGCGGGGCGTGCGAGGCCGGAGGGGGCGACCGCGCGCTGCGCGTCTGGGGGACTGTGAGGATGGACCCGACCAATCGGGGACCGGAGGACTACGGGCATGGCACCGACCGGTCCGGTGACGACGGCGGGCGCCGACGGCAGTCCCGTGATCCGCTGACGCCCGACTTCGGGCACCAGACGCCACAGCAGTCGCGCACCGTGCAGCTGATATCGGGCGACCTCCTGCTCACCGTCAATCCGGTCGACGGCAGCGAGATCGAGGCCTGCAGGCCGGGGGAGATCCCCGACGCGCCCGTGCGGCACACCGCCGCCCAGCGCGTGGAGCGCGAGCGCGCCGCCGCGCCGCCCGTCCCTCCGGGCCCGCCCGCGCCGCAGATGCCCCTCCTGGAGCGCCAGGACGAGCGCGAGCGGCTGGTACGGCTGCTGGCCCGGGGACGCTCGGTCTGCCTCACCGGACCGGCGGGCTCCGGCCGCACGGCCGTCCTGGACGCCGTCGCCGGCGACTGCGCGGACCTGGCGCCCGACGGGGTCGTACGGCTCTCCGGGTACAAGCGGACCGCCAACGAGCTGCTGCACGGGCTGTTCGAGGCCGTCTACAGCGCTCCGCTGCACCGCCCCGACCGCGAAGGGCTGCTCGCCCTCGTCCACGGGATCGGCGCCGTCGTCCTCGTCGACGACCTGGAGCTCGGCGGCGCCGCGCTCCAGGAGCTGCTCGACGCGACCCCCGAGTGCGCGTTCCTCTTCGCCACGACCCCGGACGTGTCCGCGCCGGCGGCCGAGGCGAACCTCGAAGAGGTGTTCCTCACCGGCCTCGGCCGCAGCGCCTCGATCGAGCTCATGGAACACGTCGTGGAGCGCGCGCTCACCGAGGAGGAGGCGAACTGGGCGGGAGACCTCTGGTTCGAGTCCGAGGGGCTGCCGCTGCGCTTCGTCCAGGCCGGCGCCCTCTTGCGCCAGCGCGACGACCGGCGCGCCGGCCAGGAGGCGTTCGAGCAGTACGACGACGACCCCGAGGACTCCCCCTTCGGCAGGTCCGAGCCGGCCGGCCTCCCGCTGCCCAGCCTCGGCGAGGGCGCGGCCCCCGCCGCCCTGCTCGCCTCCCGGCTGAGCGAGGCCGCCCGGGAGACCCTGCGCTTCGCCGTCGCGCTCGGCGGTGAGGTCCCGCACCAGGCGCATCTCCCCGCCCTCGTGGGGGACACCCACGCCGACGCCGCACTGGGCGAGCTCGCCGGCAGCGGGCTGCTCTCCCCGGCGGGTCCCCGTTACCGGCTGGCGGCCGGAGTCCTGACCCAGCTGGAGGCGAGCGGATACGGCGAGGACGCGGACGCGCACGCCCGCAGCGCCGCCCAGCACTTCACCTGGTGGGCGGGGCACCCCTCCGTCACCCCGGAAC contains:
- a CDS encoding sensor histidine kinase, with the protein product MFSLARPHRDDVLLAVTGLSGGVILWVIGIHIQNGRLFDAPWVSLLPLLVMSALELLRRSAPLTALAVGTLALVADQFTVGSLATLLMFTDLVYAAVLYGTPATSRRVPVITLLLTVATTVGFVAWAPSADAVLIGIVVGMVSFVPALTGASVRNHREAAEAARLRADQTALLAEMDRVQAVTAERSRMARELHDMVANHLSAIAIHSTAALSIDDPGTSRDALGVIRQNSVDGLAEMRRLIGLLRENGAAGPPSAAPTLASLDALVEQAGANSASSGLDVTLHDGREESGPLPAPVELAAYRIVQESLTNALKHAAPGPVAVRLGRSRTVLTVEVSSVIGDRPGPRAPGSGAGLVGMRERVALLGGTIEAGPRPGGDGVKIWRVRAELPVEERTYRT
- a CDS encoding cob(I)yrinic acid a,c-diamide adenosyltransferase, with translation MVNLTRIYTRTGDKGTTALGDMSRTAKTDLRISAYADANEANAVIGTAVALGNLSEDVVKVLVRVQNDLFDVGADLSTPVVENPEYPPLRVEQSYVDKLEADCDTYLEELEKLRSFILPGGTPGAALLHQACTVVRRAERSTWAALAVHGDVMNALTATYLNRLSDLLFILARTANKEVGDVLWVPGGER
- a CDS encoding ABC transporter permease, yielding MLLHDTSLIFGRYLRQTVRSRFQIFFGILMPLLYLLFFGPLLTGLPLRSTGDSWQVLVPGLLLQLGLFGASFAGFSIIIEKSTGVVERMRVTPVSRLALLLGRVLRDALLFMFQAVLLVLAALVMGLRAPLAGVLIGFAFVGLLTVSLASLSYALAMKVRTPQEFGPVINSLTMPAMLLSGLMLPMTLGPAWLDVLSHFTPFRYLVDAVRDAYVGSYATAHMLYGVLVALAFALLAVTAGTRVFRRAGA
- a CDS encoding ABC transporter ATP-binding protein, with amino-acid sequence MAIISTSGLARTFTTKAGPVHAVRSVDLTVLPGEIVGLLGPNGAGKTTTLRMLTTLLAPTGGAATVAGRDLTADPAGVREKCGYVAQSGGVDPHVTVREELVTQGRLYRLSKAEAIARTAELAARLGLDGLLDRRTAALSGGQRRRLDIAMGLTHRPPLLFLDEPTTGLDPGSREDLWDLVRGLRDDFGTTVVLTTHYLDEADALADRLVVIDGGLVVAEGAPAALKTEHAGSPDASLHETFLAITGRAPAAAEAAPLAVQDARCFSTTPH
- a CDS encoding TetR/AcrR family transcriptional regulator, which gives rise to MTEGLRERKKRRTRQHLSDVATGLFVERGFDAVTIAEIAQAADVSVNTVYNYFPAKEDLFLDRGSGIVDRLSRYVRGREAGESAADAVLRELRIQVEGVSPTVGLMEGYAAFMRVIEGADGLKARLWHIQQEAQLHLEATMRAESGADPDDPAPDLVAGQLSWVHSTLMAYIGGEMVAGRKPDEVSRDALALLDGMEDLLGEKVLNYARRAAA
- a CDS encoding 3-hydroxyacyl-CoA dehydrogenase family protein, which encodes MARKLAVIGAGLMGSGIAQVSAQAGWDVVLRDVTDEALARGRGGIEASYGKFVSKGKLEAADAEAALARITTTTDLDAVADADVVVEAVFEKLEVKHEIFRTLDKVVREDAVLASNTSAIPITKIAAVTERPERVVGVHFFSPVPMMQLCELVRGYKTSDETLATAREFAESVGKTCIVVNRDVAGFVTTRLISALVVEAAKLYESGVASAEDIDTACKLGFGHAMGPLATADMTGVDILLHATGNIYTESQDEKFAAPELMRRMVDAGDIGRKSGQGFYTY
- a CDS encoding STAS domain-containing protein, with translation MHIRGDHAELVVGGRLDVRSAADARTVLHSAVDDGAGDLVLNLTELDSWDATGLGVIMGAHRRAGRAGRRLVLRGVPPQMQRLLVATRLHRILAIEGGIAADSLPRV
- a CDS encoding ATP-binding protein; amino-acid sequence: MDPTNRGPEDYGHGTDRSGDDGGRRRQSRDPLTPDFGHQTPQQSRTVQLISGDLLLTVNPVDGSEIEACRPGEIPDAPVRHTAAQRVERERAAAPPVPPGPPAPQMPLLERQDERERLVRLLARGRSVCLTGPAGSGRTAVLDAVAGDCADLAPDGVVRLSGYKRTANELLHGLFEAVYSAPLHRPDREGLLALVHGIGAVVLVDDLELGGAALQELLDATPECAFLFATTPDVSAPAAEANLEEVFLTGLGRSASIELMEHVVERALTEEEANWAGDLWFESEGLPLRFVQAGALLRQRDDRRAGQEAFEQYDDDPEDSPFGRSEPAGLPLPSLGEGAAPAALLASRLSEAARETLRFAVALGGEVPHQAHLPALVGDTHADAALGELAGSGLLSPAGPRYRLAAGVLTQLEASGYGEDADAHARSAAQHFTWWAGHPSVTPERAVAEADAVLASMTRLVPGDAPGQASTAVLLARSAAPAFAAGMQWGAWEKSLRTGQEAARIAGEVAEEAYFHHELGVLALCTGHLDRARAELEASIGMRGALADKPGAVAGRRALALVSDRSGEPVPGTPAGEEAPAPRHDAPASPPGGTPPAAPLFPRRTETSATLIARQSPPSAGRPAGPAGVLRGARRNLVAVGAGALLAAVLGTVVTLGATSGGGEDPEGQSVTTEQSTTEDDGENSVSADEPTDDPAADEGTAGGDSSTPGPSGTATPSASGTPSPGTSDPGTSPSDTPTDGSPSDRPTEGSPSPTKKPTKPPTTPPTKPPTSSPTTPSTEPTPTETAPTETPTEPETSNSASGPAETATASASQDGPASPTTA